The following are from one region of the Syngnathus typhle isolate RoL2023-S1 ecotype Sweden linkage group LG22, RoL_Styp_1.0, whole genome shotgun sequence genome:
- the LOC133146902 gene encoding syntaxin-11-like: MRDMLEKLRNVSETLEDEDDLEYDESKLPATQESIVFETSLDIESILKEAESIRKGICLLLLEVERLKKNNERFRTTVRHLSSVKRDSDEIARGIQKQGQQLHTRILALGARSKKMEERAGPNSASSRISCMQFNSLILAFQAAMGSYNQAEELQRSICRERIQRQASILGTKITDKKLDEIVDKGFEGWNELSQSLPTMHEGHSSRWAMTEIKDRHKELVALEARLREVHELFQDVAVLTEEQCSMLNNIEANVSKTQQYVQQVNVEITKAIQQ, translated from the exons ATGCGGGACATGCTGGAGAAATTGCGCAATGTCAGCGAAACCTTGGAAGATGAGGACGACCTGGAGTATGACGAAAGCAAGCTGCCAGCAACTCAAGAGTCAATCGTCTTCGAGACCTCTTTGGACATTGAGAGCATCCTGAAGGAAGCCGAGTCTATACGCAAGGGGATTTGCTTGCTCCTCTTGGAGGTGGAGCGCCTGAAGAAGAACAACGAGCGCTTTCGTACTACCGTCCGCCACCTCTCGTCCGTTAAGCGGGACTCGGATGAAATCGCCAGGGGGATCCAGAAGCAAGGGCAACAACTGCACACTCGCATCCTGGCACTGGGCGCCAGGAGCAAGAAGATGGAGGAAAGGGCCGGGCCCAACTCCGCTTCGAGTCGCATCTCTTGCATGCAGTTTAACTCGCTCATCCTTGCCTTCCAAGCCGCCATGGGGAGCTACAACCAGGCAGAAGAACTGCAGAGGTCCATCTGTAGGGAACGAATCCAGAGGCAAGCCTCCATTTTGGGGACCAAAATCACTGACAAGAAACTCGATGAAATTGTAGACAAAGGCTTCGAAGGCTGGAACGAGTTATCTCAGAGTCTGCCAACAATGCATGAGGGACATTCCTCTCGCTGGGCGATGACCGAAATCAAAGACCGACACAAGGAACTGGTGGCGCTGGAGGCCCGGCTCAGGGAGGTCCACGAACTGTTCCAAGATGTGGCCGTGCTGACGGAAGAGCAGTGCTCCATGCTGAACAATATCGAAGCCAACGTGTCGAAAACTCAGCAGTATGTTCAACAAGTCAACGTGGAGATTACCAAGGCCATAca ACAATAA
- the mthfd1l gene encoding monofunctional C1-tetrahydrofolate synthase, mitochondrial isoform X1, with protein sequence MKSSVIRSACGNAALRIQHARHGSRVSGAPQRCQPTAATHSRLVVRAASDTANSGTNAKLADYFGKCLPKRDAGDFDHSLRDVVHSTKEAIVALQRKNPGVQPLLAIIQVGEDDTLMEINKKIAGKASLIVTQTCLAKDRSEDEIVEEVLKLNQDPGVHGIYLHLPPASLTDRVLDALKPEKDVDGITYLNMGRLVQGDLNKGFVPPLAGAVMDLLQKHDSSVEGKTVLLIGADGPLGVALQCLLERNGMAALKSHSSFKNLQRQVMEADAVVLLGAENLDIPPTWIRPGAAVIRWEPSLDSDDSVMSSKSGLAYLTAAYRMQNVVHSSSRRIQEQQYRPWRLRNLKLQPLTPVPSDIEISRAQTPKAVEELAEEIGLLPEELEAYGRSKAKVRLSLLERLQTQPDGKYVLVAGITPTPLGEGKSTVTIGLVQALSAHLKLNSFACLRQPSQGPTFGVKGGAAGGGYAQVIPMEEFNLHLTGDIHAITAANNLVAAAIDARMLHEATQSDKALYSRLVPSVNGARRFSPIQVARLCRLSINKSDPASLTPQEVSSFVRLDLDPNKITWQRVVDTNDRFLRKITVGQASTEKGQIRETGFDIAVASEIMAILALTDSPEDMKQRLARLVVGTSRSGRPVTAEDLGVSGALAVLMKDAIKPTLMQTLEGSPVFVHAGPFANIAHGNSSVLADKLALKLVGQDGFVVTEAGFGADIGMEKFFNIKCRTSGLKPDVVILVATVRALKMHGGGPEVSAGAPLPREYIEENLSLVKDGCLSNLRKQIGIARLFGVPVVVALNVFKTDTQSEIDLVCELAKDCGASDAVPCHHWAQGGRGSVELARAAKAATSRPNNFRFLYDIEIPIVEKIRTIAQKVYGADDIELSSEAMDKINYYDQQGYGSLPICMAKTHLSLSHMPANKGAPTGFVLPIRDVRASIGAGFIYPLVGTMSTMPGLPTRPCFYDIDLDPLTEEITGLF encoded by the exons ATGAAATCATCCGTAATTCGCAGCGCTTGTGGCAACGCTGCTCTTCGGATACAACATGCTCGACACGGAAGCAGGGTCAGCGGGGCACCGCAGAGATGCCAGCCGACTGCTGCGACTCACAGCCGGCTTGTGGTGCGAGCGGCGAGCGATACGGCTAACAGCGGCACCAATGCCAAACTGGCCGACTACTTCGGAAAGTGTTTGCCAAAACGAGACGCCGGTGACTTCGATCACTCTCTCAG AGATGTGGTTCACAGCACCAAAGAGGCAATCGTGGCCCTGCAGAGAAAGAATCCAGGTGTCCAGCCACTGCTTGCCATTATACAG GTGGGTGAAGATGACACCCTGATGGAGATCAACAAGAAAATAGCAGGAAAG GCGAGCTTAATTGTCACTCAGACCTGTCTTGCCAAGGATCGCAGTGAAGACGAA ATTGTTGAGGAGGTGTTGAAGCTGAACCAGGACCCCGGGGTGCACGGCATCTACCTCCACCTCCCCCCTGCTTCTCTCACCGACCGAGTGCTTGACGCCCTCAAACCTGAGAAGGACGTGGATGG GATAACGTATTTGAACATGGGTCGTTTGGTGCAAGGCGACCTGAACAAAGGCTTTGTCCCGCCTCTTGCTGGCGCTGTAATGGATCTGTTGCAGAAACACG ACTCCTCGGTAGAAGGAAAAACAGTACTCCTGATCGGTGCTGACGGACCTCTTGGAGTGGCCCTGCAGTGCCTGCTGGAGAGAAATGGAATGGCAGCTCTTAAAAGTCATTCCAGTTTCAAGAACCTACAAAGACAG GTGATGGAGGCTGATGCTGTGGTGTTACTCGGTGCAGAGAATCTTGACATCCCACCCACTTGGATCAGGCCCGGGGCCGCGGTGATCCGCTGGGAGCCCAGCCTAGACTCGG ATGACTCCGTGATGTCTTCAAAATCCGGGTTGGCATATCTCACGGCAGCATACAGAATGCAG AACGTGGTGCACAGCAGCAGTCGGAGGATCCAGGAGCAGCAGTACCGACCGTGGCGACTGCGCAACCTCAAACTCCAGCCCCTGACGCCTGTGCCGAG TGACATTGAGATTTCCAGAGCACAGACCCCAAAGGCAGTGGAGGAGCTGGCAGAGGAGATCGGTCTGTTGCCAGAAGAGCTTGAAGCTTACGGCAGGAGCAAAGCAAAAGTCCGCCTCTCCCTGTTAGAGCGCCTACAAACACAGCCGGACGGCAAATACGTCCTGGTGGCGGG AATCACGCCGACCCCACTTGGCGAAGGGAAGAGCACCGTGACAATCGGCTTAGTCCAGGCTCTGTCTGCTCACCTGAAGCTCAACTCTTTTGCGTGTCTACGACAACCCTCTCAGGGACCCACCTTTGGGGTCAAAG GGGGAGCAGCAGGAGGGGGCTACGCTCAGGTTATCCCAATGGAGGAG TTCAACCTCCATCTGACGGGCGACATTCACGCCATCACCGCTGCCAACAACCTGGTGGCGGCGGCCATCGACGCCAGGATGCTTCATGAGGCCACGCAGTCAGACAAG GCTTTGTACAGCAGACTGGTCCCTTCCGTTAACGGAGCGAGGAGATTTTCACCCATCCAGGTTGCTAGGCTGTGT CGTCTCAGCATCAACAAAAGCGACCCTGCCTCGCTCACACCCCAGGAAGTGTCTTCTTTTGTTCGTCTTGACCTCGACCCAAACAAGATTACCTGGCAGCGAG tgGTAGATACAAACGACCGCTTTCTGAGGAAGATCACCGTCGGACAGGCCAGCACTGAAAAAGGACAAATCAGAGAG ACGGGCTTTGACATTGCGGTGGCCAGCGAGATCATGGCCATCTTGGCTCTGACCGACAGCCCGGAAGACATGAAACAAAGACTGGCGCGCCTGGTGGTGGGGACCAGCCGGTCCGGACGGCCTGTTACCGCAGAGGACCTG GGTGTGAGCGGGGCGCTGGCTGTGCTCATGAAGGACGCCATCAAGCCCACGCTGATGCAAACGCTGGAG GGTTCGCCGGTGTTTGTCCATGCCGGGCCTTTTGCCAACATCGCTCACGGCAACTCTTCGGTCCTCGCAGACAAACTGGCTTTGAAGTTGGTCGGACAGGACGGCTTTGTGG TGACCGAAGCTGGCTTCGGGGCGGATATCGGGATGGAGAAGTTCTTCAACATTAAATGTCGCACATCAGGCTTGAAGCCTGATGTGGTGATTCTGGTTGCGACCGTTCGGGCTCTGAAGATGCACGGCGGAGGCCCCGAG GTGTCAGCCGGCGCGCCACTTCCAAGAGAATACATCGAGGAG AATCTCTCCCTCGTTAAAGACGGCTGCCTCAGCAATCTGAGAAAGCAGATCGGGATCGCTCGTCTTTTTGGGGTTCCGGTCGTGGTGGCGCTTAACGTCTTCAA GACGGACACCCAGTCTGAGATAGACCTTGTGTGTGAGCTGGCTAAAGATTGCGGGGCATCTGACGCCGTGCCTTGCCACCACTGGGCACAGGGAGGGCGAGGTTCTGTGGAGCTTGCCCGGGCCGCAAAAGCGGCCACCAGCAGACCCAACAACTTCCGGTTCCTCTACGACATTGAG ATCCCGATAGTGGAGAAGATTAGAACCATAGCCCAGAAGGTCTATGGCGCTGATGACATTGAGCTGTCCTCTGAGGCCATGGACAAAATAAATTACTATGATCAGCAG GGCTACGGTTCTTTACCGATCTGCATGGCCAAGACCCACCTGTCCCTCTCCCACATGCCGGCCAACAAAGGCGCGCCCACCGGCTTCGTTTTGCCAATCCGAGACGTTCGCGCCAGCATCGGCGCCGGCTTCATCTATCCCCTCGTGGGAACG ATGAGCACCATGCCCGGTCTGCCAACTCGACCCTGTTTTTACGACATTGACCTGGACCCGCTCACTGAGGAGATCACCGGGCTCTTCTGA
- the mthfd1l gene encoding monofunctional C1-tetrahydrofolate synthase, mitochondrial isoform X2 has protein sequence MKSSVIRSACGNAALRIQHARHGSRVSGAPQRCQPTAATHSRLVVRAASDTANSGTNAKLADYFGKCLPKRDAGDFDHSLRDVVHSTKEAIVALQRKNPGVQPLLAIIQVGEDDTLMEINKKIAGKASLIVTQTCLAKDRSEDEIVEEVLKLNQDPGVHGIYLHLPPASLTDRVLDALKPEKDVDGITYLNMGRLVQGDLNKGFVPPLAGAVMDLLQKHDSSVEGKTVLLIGADGPLGVALQCLLERNGMAALKSHSSFKNLQRQVMEADAVVLLGAENLDIPPTWIRPGAAVIRWEPSLDSDDSVMSSKSGLAYLTAAYRMQNVVHSSSRRIQEQQYRPWRLRNLKLQPLTPVPSDIEISRAQTPKAVEELAEEIGLLPEELEAYGRSKAKVRLSLLERLQTQPDGKYVLVAGITPTPLGEGKSTVTIGLVQALSAHLKLNSFACLRQPSQGPTFGVKGGAAGGGYAQVIPMEEFNLHLTGDIHAITAANNLVAAAIDARMLHEATQSDKALYSRLVPSVNGARRFSPIQVARLCRLSINKSDPASLTPQEVSSFVRLDLDPNKITWQRVVDTNDRFLRKITVGQASTEKGQIRETGFDIAVASEIMAILALTDSPEDMKQRLARLVVGTSRSGRPVTAEDLGVSGALAVLMKDAIKPTLMQTLEGSPVFVHAGPFANIAHGNSSVLADKLALKLVGQDGFVVTEAGFGADIGMEKFFNIKCRTSGLKPDVVILVATVRALKMHGGGPEVSAGAPLPREYIEENLSLVKDGCLSNLRKQIGIARLFGVPVVVALNVFKTDTQSEIDLVCELAKDCGASDAVPCHHWAQGGRGSVELARAAKAATSRPNNFRFLYDIEIPIVEKIRTIAQKVYGADDIELSSEAMDKINYYDQQGYGSLPICMAKTHLSLSHMPANKGAPTGFVLPIRDVRASIGAGFIYPLVGTVGLR, from the exons ATGAAATCATCCGTAATTCGCAGCGCTTGTGGCAACGCTGCTCTTCGGATACAACATGCTCGACACGGAAGCAGGGTCAGCGGGGCACCGCAGAGATGCCAGCCGACTGCTGCGACTCACAGCCGGCTTGTGGTGCGAGCGGCGAGCGATACGGCTAACAGCGGCACCAATGCCAAACTGGCCGACTACTTCGGAAAGTGTTTGCCAAAACGAGACGCCGGTGACTTCGATCACTCTCTCAG AGATGTGGTTCACAGCACCAAAGAGGCAATCGTGGCCCTGCAGAGAAAGAATCCAGGTGTCCAGCCACTGCTTGCCATTATACAG GTGGGTGAAGATGACACCCTGATGGAGATCAACAAGAAAATAGCAGGAAAG GCGAGCTTAATTGTCACTCAGACCTGTCTTGCCAAGGATCGCAGTGAAGACGAA ATTGTTGAGGAGGTGTTGAAGCTGAACCAGGACCCCGGGGTGCACGGCATCTACCTCCACCTCCCCCCTGCTTCTCTCACCGACCGAGTGCTTGACGCCCTCAAACCTGAGAAGGACGTGGATGG GATAACGTATTTGAACATGGGTCGTTTGGTGCAAGGCGACCTGAACAAAGGCTTTGTCCCGCCTCTTGCTGGCGCTGTAATGGATCTGTTGCAGAAACACG ACTCCTCGGTAGAAGGAAAAACAGTACTCCTGATCGGTGCTGACGGACCTCTTGGAGTGGCCCTGCAGTGCCTGCTGGAGAGAAATGGAATGGCAGCTCTTAAAAGTCATTCCAGTTTCAAGAACCTACAAAGACAG GTGATGGAGGCTGATGCTGTGGTGTTACTCGGTGCAGAGAATCTTGACATCCCACCCACTTGGATCAGGCCCGGGGCCGCGGTGATCCGCTGGGAGCCCAGCCTAGACTCGG ATGACTCCGTGATGTCTTCAAAATCCGGGTTGGCATATCTCACGGCAGCATACAGAATGCAG AACGTGGTGCACAGCAGCAGTCGGAGGATCCAGGAGCAGCAGTACCGACCGTGGCGACTGCGCAACCTCAAACTCCAGCCCCTGACGCCTGTGCCGAG TGACATTGAGATTTCCAGAGCACAGACCCCAAAGGCAGTGGAGGAGCTGGCAGAGGAGATCGGTCTGTTGCCAGAAGAGCTTGAAGCTTACGGCAGGAGCAAAGCAAAAGTCCGCCTCTCCCTGTTAGAGCGCCTACAAACACAGCCGGACGGCAAATACGTCCTGGTGGCGGG AATCACGCCGACCCCACTTGGCGAAGGGAAGAGCACCGTGACAATCGGCTTAGTCCAGGCTCTGTCTGCTCACCTGAAGCTCAACTCTTTTGCGTGTCTACGACAACCCTCTCAGGGACCCACCTTTGGGGTCAAAG GGGGAGCAGCAGGAGGGGGCTACGCTCAGGTTATCCCAATGGAGGAG TTCAACCTCCATCTGACGGGCGACATTCACGCCATCACCGCTGCCAACAACCTGGTGGCGGCGGCCATCGACGCCAGGATGCTTCATGAGGCCACGCAGTCAGACAAG GCTTTGTACAGCAGACTGGTCCCTTCCGTTAACGGAGCGAGGAGATTTTCACCCATCCAGGTTGCTAGGCTGTGT CGTCTCAGCATCAACAAAAGCGACCCTGCCTCGCTCACACCCCAGGAAGTGTCTTCTTTTGTTCGTCTTGACCTCGACCCAAACAAGATTACCTGGCAGCGAG tgGTAGATACAAACGACCGCTTTCTGAGGAAGATCACCGTCGGACAGGCCAGCACTGAAAAAGGACAAATCAGAGAG ACGGGCTTTGACATTGCGGTGGCCAGCGAGATCATGGCCATCTTGGCTCTGACCGACAGCCCGGAAGACATGAAACAAAGACTGGCGCGCCTGGTGGTGGGGACCAGCCGGTCCGGACGGCCTGTTACCGCAGAGGACCTG GGTGTGAGCGGGGCGCTGGCTGTGCTCATGAAGGACGCCATCAAGCCCACGCTGATGCAAACGCTGGAG GGTTCGCCGGTGTTTGTCCATGCCGGGCCTTTTGCCAACATCGCTCACGGCAACTCTTCGGTCCTCGCAGACAAACTGGCTTTGAAGTTGGTCGGACAGGACGGCTTTGTGG TGACCGAAGCTGGCTTCGGGGCGGATATCGGGATGGAGAAGTTCTTCAACATTAAATGTCGCACATCAGGCTTGAAGCCTGATGTGGTGATTCTGGTTGCGACCGTTCGGGCTCTGAAGATGCACGGCGGAGGCCCCGAG GTGTCAGCCGGCGCGCCACTTCCAAGAGAATACATCGAGGAG AATCTCTCCCTCGTTAAAGACGGCTGCCTCAGCAATCTGAGAAAGCAGATCGGGATCGCTCGTCTTTTTGGGGTTCCGGTCGTGGTGGCGCTTAACGTCTTCAA GACGGACACCCAGTCTGAGATAGACCTTGTGTGTGAGCTGGCTAAAGATTGCGGGGCATCTGACGCCGTGCCTTGCCACCACTGGGCACAGGGAGGGCGAGGTTCTGTGGAGCTTGCCCGGGCCGCAAAAGCGGCCACCAGCAGACCCAACAACTTCCGGTTCCTCTACGACATTGAG ATCCCGATAGTGGAGAAGATTAGAACCATAGCCCAGAAGGTCTATGGCGCTGATGACATTGAGCTGTCCTCTGAGGCCATGGACAAAATAAATTACTATGATCAGCAG GGCTACGGTTCTTTACCGATCTGCATGGCCAAGACCCACCTGTCCCTCTCCCACATGCCGGCCAACAAAGGCGCGCCCACCGGCTTCGTTTTGCCAATCCGAGACGTTCGCGCCAGCATCGGCGCCGGCTTCATCTATCCCCTCGTGGGAACG GTTGGACTGAGATGA
- the mthfd1l gene encoding monofunctional C1-tetrahydrofolate synthase, mitochondrial isoform X3, with amino-acid sequence MKSSVIRSACGNAALRIQHARHGSRVSGAPQRCQPTAATHSRLVVRAASDTANSGTNAKLADYFGKCLPKRDAGDFDHSLRDVVHSTKEAIVALQRKNPGVQPLLAIIQVGEDDTLMEINKKIAGKASLIVTQTCLAKDRSEDEIVEEVLKLNQDPGVHGIYLHLPPASLTDRVLDALKPEKDVDGITYLNMGRLVQGDLNKGFVPPLAGAVMDLLQKHDSSVEGKTVLLIGADGPLGVALQCLLERNGMAALKSHSSFKNLQRQVMEADAVVLLGAENLDIPPTWIRPGAAVIRWEPSLDSDDSVMSSKSGLAYLTAAYRMQNVVHSSSRRIQEQQYRPWRLRNLKLQPLTPVPSDIEISRAQTPKAVEELAEEIGLLPEELEAYGRSKAKVRLSLLERLQTQPDGKYVLVAGITPTPLGEGKSTVTIGLVQALSAHLKLNSFACLRQPSQGPTFGVKGGAAGGGYAQVIPMEEFNLHLTGDIHAITAANNLVAAAIDARMLHEATQSDKALYSRLVPSVNGARRFSPIQVARLCRLSINKSDPASLTPQEVSSFVRLDLDPNKITWQRVVDTNDRFLRKITVGQASTEKGQIRETGFDIAVASEIMAILALTDSPEDMKQRLARLVVGTSRSGRPVTAEDLGVSGALAVLMKDAIKPTLMQTLEGSPVFVHAGPFANIAHGNSSVLADKLALKLVGQDGFVVTEAGFGADIGMEKFFNIKCRTSGLKPDVVILVATVRALKMHGGGPEVSAGAPLPREYIEENLSLVKDGCLSNLRKQIGIARLFGVPVVVALNVFKTDTQSEIDLVCELAKDCGASDAVPCHHWAQGGRGSVELARAAKAATSRPNNFRFLYDIEMSTMPGLPTRPCFYDIDLDPLTEEITGLF; translated from the exons ATGAAATCATCCGTAATTCGCAGCGCTTGTGGCAACGCTGCTCTTCGGATACAACATGCTCGACACGGAAGCAGGGTCAGCGGGGCACCGCAGAGATGCCAGCCGACTGCTGCGACTCACAGCCGGCTTGTGGTGCGAGCGGCGAGCGATACGGCTAACAGCGGCACCAATGCCAAACTGGCCGACTACTTCGGAAAGTGTTTGCCAAAACGAGACGCCGGTGACTTCGATCACTCTCTCAG AGATGTGGTTCACAGCACCAAAGAGGCAATCGTGGCCCTGCAGAGAAAGAATCCAGGTGTCCAGCCACTGCTTGCCATTATACAG GTGGGTGAAGATGACACCCTGATGGAGATCAACAAGAAAATAGCAGGAAAG GCGAGCTTAATTGTCACTCAGACCTGTCTTGCCAAGGATCGCAGTGAAGACGAA ATTGTTGAGGAGGTGTTGAAGCTGAACCAGGACCCCGGGGTGCACGGCATCTACCTCCACCTCCCCCCTGCTTCTCTCACCGACCGAGTGCTTGACGCCCTCAAACCTGAGAAGGACGTGGATGG GATAACGTATTTGAACATGGGTCGTTTGGTGCAAGGCGACCTGAACAAAGGCTTTGTCCCGCCTCTTGCTGGCGCTGTAATGGATCTGTTGCAGAAACACG ACTCCTCGGTAGAAGGAAAAACAGTACTCCTGATCGGTGCTGACGGACCTCTTGGAGTGGCCCTGCAGTGCCTGCTGGAGAGAAATGGAATGGCAGCTCTTAAAAGTCATTCCAGTTTCAAGAACCTACAAAGACAG GTGATGGAGGCTGATGCTGTGGTGTTACTCGGTGCAGAGAATCTTGACATCCCACCCACTTGGATCAGGCCCGGGGCCGCGGTGATCCGCTGGGAGCCCAGCCTAGACTCGG ATGACTCCGTGATGTCTTCAAAATCCGGGTTGGCATATCTCACGGCAGCATACAGAATGCAG AACGTGGTGCACAGCAGCAGTCGGAGGATCCAGGAGCAGCAGTACCGACCGTGGCGACTGCGCAACCTCAAACTCCAGCCCCTGACGCCTGTGCCGAG TGACATTGAGATTTCCAGAGCACAGACCCCAAAGGCAGTGGAGGAGCTGGCAGAGGAGATCGGTCTGTTGCCAGAAGAGCTTGAAGCTTACGGCAGGAGCAAAGCAAAAGTCCGCCTCTCCCTGTTAGAGCGCCTACAAACACAGCCGGACGGCAAATACGTCCTGGTGGCGGG AATCACGCCGACCCCACTTGGCGAAGGGAAGAGCACCGTGACAATCGGCTTAGTCCAGGCTCTGTCTGCTCACCTGAAGCTCAACTCTTTTGCGTGTCTACGACAACCCTCTCAGGGACCCACCTTTGGGGTCAAAG GGGGAGCAGCAGGAGGGGGCTACGCTCAGGTTATCCCAATGGAGGAG TTCAACCTCCATCTGACGGGCGACATTCACGCCATCACCGCTGCCAACAACCTGGTGGCGGCGGCCATCGACGCCAGGATGCTTCATGAGGCCACGCAGTCAGACAAG GCTTTGTACAGCAGACTGGTCCCTTCCGTTAACGGAGCGAGGAGATTTTCACCCATCCAGGTTGCTAGGCTGTGT CGTCTCAGCATCAACAAAAGCGACCCTGCCTCGCTCACACCCCAGGAAGTGTCTTCTTTTGTTCGTCTTGACCTCGACCCAAACAAGATTACCTGGCAGCGAG tgGTAGATACAAACGACCGCTTTCTGAGGAAGATCACCGTCGGACAGGCCAGCACTGAAAAAGGACAAATCAGAGAG ACGGGCTTTGACATTGCGGTGGCCAGCGAGATCATGGCCATCTTGGCTCTGACCGACAGCCCGGAAGACATGAAACAAAGACTGGCGCGCCTGGTGGTGGGGACCAGCCGGTCCGGACGGCCTGTTACCGCAGAGGACCTG GGTGTGAGCGGGGCGCTGGCTGTGCTCATGAAGGACGCCATCAAGCCCACGCTGATGCAAACGCTGGAG GGTTCGCCGGTGTTTGTCCATGCCGGGCCTTTTGCCAACATCGCTCACGGCAACTCTTCGGTCCTCGCAGACAAACTGGCTTTGAAGTTGGTCGGACAGGACGGCTTTGTGG TGACCGAAGCTGGCTTCGGGGCGGATATCGGGATGGAGAAGTTCTTCAACATTAAATGTCGCACATCAGGCTTGAAGCCTGATGTGGTGATTCTGGTTGCGACCGTTCGGGCTCTGAAGATGCACGGCGGAGGCCCCGAG GTGTCAGCCGGCGCGCCACTTCCAAGAGAATACATCGAGGAG AATCTCTCCCTCGTTAAAGACGGCTGCCTCAGCAATCTGAGAAAGCAGATCGGGATCGCTCGTCTTTTTGGGGTTCCGGTCGTGGTGGCGCTTAACGTCTTCAA GACGGACACCCAGTCTGAGATAGACCTTGTGTGTGAGCTGGCTAAAGATTGCGGGGCATCTGACGCCGTGCCTTGCCACCACTGGGCACAGGGAGGGCGAGGTTCTGTGGAGCTTGCCCGGGCCGCAAAAGCGGCCACCAGCAGACCCAACAACTTCCGGTTCCTCTACGACATTGAG ATGAGCACCATGCCCGGTCTGCCAACTCGACCCTGTTTTTACGACATTGACCTGGACCCGCTCACTGAGGAGATCACCGGGCTCTTCTGA
- the stx11b.1 gene encoding syntaxin-11b.1: protein MRDRLSNMQELSSSQMESMEYAESALSDSLSNVDLEDELPHEAVVFDNSPAVEKIFEQAEAIHKDVQLIRLEVKRLREQNSRMLQGVTTMSTIKRDANAIGGDIKTRAERVLSNLRDMENTAHKLDEVHGPNSAVTRIARTQYACLSNGFRDAIFDYNEAEMSHRDNCKAQIQRQMEIVGREVTGDEVEEMIEKGHWNIFTDNIMAEGKTARAALSQIEKRHQELVDLENRIKGVHEIFLDVALLVEDQGSMLNSIETNVQKTDEVMQEALFKLGKAKRHDRNNPFKKMFCSCFPCYE from the coding sequence ATGAGGGACCGATTGAGCAACATGCAGGAATTGTCGAGTAGCCAAATGGAGTCGATGGAATACGCCGAGTCGGCCTTATCGGACTCCCTTAGTAACGTGGACCTGGAAGACGAGCTGCCCCACGAGGCAGTGGTGTTCGACAACAGCCCCGCCGTGGAAAAGATCTTCGAGCAGGCGGAGGCCATCCATAAAGACGTCCAGCTCATTCGCCTGGAGGTGAAACGGTTGCGGGAGCAGAACTCTCGCATGCTTCAGGGCGTCACCACCATGAGCACCATCAAAAGAGATGCAAACGCCATCGGCGGCGATATAAAAACGCGAGCCGAGCGAGTGCTGTCCAACCTGCGGGACATGGAAAACACGGCGCACAAACTGGACGAGGTCCACGGCCCTAATTCAGCCGTCACGCGCATCGCCCGGACGCAGTACGCCTGCCTGAGCAACGGCTTCCGCGACGCGATCTTTGACTACAACGAGGCCGAAATGAGCCACCGGGACAACTGTAAAGCCCAGATCCAGAGGCAGATGGAGATCGTGGGTCGTGAGGTGACTGGCGATGAGGTGGAGGAGATGATCGAGAAAGGCCACTGGAACATCTTCACCGACAACATTATGGCGGAAGGCAAGACAGCTCGCGCTGCTCTCTCCCAGATCGAGAAGCGCCATCAGGAGCTGGTGGACCTGGAGAACCGCATCAAGGGAGTCCACGAGATCTTCCTGGACGTCGCCTTGCTGGTGGAGGATCAAGGCTCCATGCTCAACTCCATCGAGACCAACGTGCAGAAAACGGATGAGGTCATGCAGGAAGCGCTTTTTAAACTCGGCAAGGCCAAACGTCATGACAGAAACAACCCGTTTAAAAAGATGTTTTGTAGTTGCTTCCCTTGCTATGAGTAA